From a region of the Toxotes jaculatrix isolate fToxJac2 chromosome 7, fToxJac2.pri, whole genome shotgun sequence genome:
- the unm_hu7912 gene encoding apical junction component 1 homolog, which translates to MTRTHPPDILASTLYQDITLNPITDHSISLHSSRQCDLKMIDKPEIINKRHCRSFDFIESLDDPQSLSSSMEYPYKRTEHQTLNKDLMWNGLDQQGHLRFSSPDLFNTRQFQQHTSQDKTSHLTWSDSKKRTRSKSAPRIKATLTPVPISVSPPGARKGRDAPQAASDTLRTSETHRESYSSNRAFLNEVHPIKLQPHSPLYVSDCFEEDKPDKPAITPHVRCRVDIKPDAAVLQHTSRQVPSVRTEHLWQRYSQASSSRGLYVPRQIVSSPTPTPSECYSGDFRQGYHYTTSMSPISYQHLDMHRMPSPTAPYLSQEQRAYSNPNIPTKFFYTEDPVRYPVHPYSRAYFQDDRSSLTSHGSTVTSQYDPRTRWVHTLPVRSYYTDHLSNREPAHSVYGRPYSTSEAGSYFSQTPLSRGYYGDDNRFNPYHMSSSRVFYSKPFGSPEEQYFPSRPYHTEGRRRPRMSQAFSDDWYRSSISGYSNQSSQHTPPRVRQDPSIPPWFTGSCAETSRLGAEVKNHSKSWDNILYPRHDREQTVPRGRSYENLFYQARQAASSDVTSQPVILNLSSSPRRYAALSLSENSLERGSSNPWRNTKTGHWFVTPEITITDNDICAAKGKQRDVHSVSWDTLDGEKTPSPREVALKQPSTTADITKDRKHNNFSLQQSLEQLDELLADLVVDYKPPTSRKSSEDLLDQLKQLISEDDDKDRVSSGLENLGCLNTQLMSSKSSPDTIKDPDSGCDALQRSAEECSPDHSTDEDDTMVCANKKCNRTESMFNACLYFKSCHSCYTFYCSRNCRRDDWETHKETCLYGRVSSVCRHTLKFCRENSEIHKAFSRVAKAGYLSRGRGVLFLGFANPETADNFLQVGLESLLMSPTYLSLRELDGFKDNLGEYCKELQQAGNEYDPNECFLLNVSIAVGELVPNRPSPRVQAPTVRKYAKVSLASSSPDKKVLKKESEMETLILTPPPGTPDIDKEGEEGRKAREVCFVNIQRELRTRGVFLRHEYPKIYNQLCEFVESNKRFTPTTIYPIDKRTGKQFMCMIMAASEPRTLDWVGTPHLLDDII; encoded by the coding sequence TGTTTAACACCAGGCAGTTCCAGCAGCACACCAGCCAAGACAAAACCAGCCATCTTACGTGGTCGGATTCTAAAAAGAGAACAAGATCTAAAAGTGCTCCCAGAATTAAGGCCACTCTCACTCCTGTGCCCATCTCAGTGTCTCCTCCAGGAGCCAGGAAGGGGAGGGATGCACCTCAGGCTGCGTCAGATACCTTGAGGACTTCTGAAACACATCGAGAATCCTACTCTTCAAACAGGGCTTTTTTGAATGAGGTGCATCCTATCAAACTGCAGCCTCATTCTCCTCTCTATGTCTCAGACTGTTTTGAGGAGGACAAACCAGATAAACCAGCCATAACCCCTCATGTCAGGTGCCGTGTGGATATTAAACCAGATGCTGCTGTACTGCAGCACACATCCAGGCAGGTTCCCAGTGTACGAACTGAGCATCTCTGGCAGAGATACTCCCAAGCCAGTAGCAGTAGAGGTTTGTATGTACCACGGCAGATTGTATCCTCACCAACGCCCACTCCAAGCGAATGCTACAGTGGAGACTTTAGACAAGGATACCACTACACCACCAGCATGTCTCCCATCTCTTACCAGCATCTAGATATGCACAGAATGCCATCGCCAACAGCACCATATCTGAGTCAAGAACAAAGAGCTTACTCAAATCCTAACATACCGACCAAGTTTTTCTATACAGAGGACCCTGTTCGATATCCGGTCCATCCCTATTCTAGAGCATACTTTCAGGATGATCGGTCCAGTTTAACCAGCCATGGTAGTACAGTGACTAGTCAGTATGATCCAAGGACTCGATGGGTGCACACCCTTCCCGTCAGGTCGTATTACACAGACCACCTGTCCAACAGAGAACCAGCACACTCTGTATATGGTAGGCCTTACTCCACAAGTGAGGCAGGATCGTACTTTTCTCAAACTCCTTTATCCCGAGGTTACTATGGAGATGACAACCGGTTCAATCCATACCATATGAGTAGCTCAAGGGTGTTTTATTCCAAACCATTCGGCTCTCCTGAGGAGCAGTACTTTCCATCCCGGCCATATCACACAGAGGGTCGTCGACGCCCTCGAATGTCCCAGGCCTTTTCAGATGACTGGTATCGCTCTAGTATATCCGGTTACTCTAACCAGTCCTCTCAGCATACACCACCAAGAGTAAGGCAAGACCCCAGTATACCCCCATGGTTTACTGGCAGCTGTGCGGAGACAAGTAGACTAGGAGCAGAGGTAAAAAACCACTCAAAGTCTTGGGACAATATTTTATATCCACGGCATGACAGAGAGCAAACGGTGCCTCGTGGACGAAGCTATGAGAACCTGTTTTATCAAGCTAGGCAGGCAGCATCCTCAGATGTTACATCTCAGCCTGTTATACTTAACCTCTCAAGTTCGCCAAGGCGCTACGCGGCACTGTCACTCTCTGAAAACTCATTAGAGAGGGGCTCAAGCAATCCGTGGAGGAATACCAAGACTGGGCACTGGTTTGTGACACCTGAGATCACCATAACAGACAATGACATATGTGCAGCCAAAGGCAAGCAGCGCGATGTGCACTCTGTCAGCTGGGATACTTTGGACGGTGAAAAGACACCATCTCCAAGAGAAGTAGCCCTGAAGCAGCCCTCCACCACAGCAGACATAAccaaagacaggaaacacaacaaCTTCTCACTCCAGCAGAGTCTAGAGCAACTGGATGAACTCTTAGCTGATTTGGTTGTTGATTATAAACCACCAACTAGCAGAAAGTCAAGTGAAGACCTTTTGGACCAGCTAAAACAACTCATTTCTGAAGACGATGACAAAGACAGAGTATCTTCTGGACTTGAAAACTTAGGAtgtctgaacacacagctcATGTCCTCTAAATCCAGCCCTGACACAATCAAAGACCCTGATAGTGGGTGCGATGCTTTACAAAGGAGTGCAGAAGAATGTTCTCCAGACCACAGCACAGACGAAGACGACACTATGGTGTGTGCTAACAAGAAGTGCAACCGGACTGAGAGTATGTTCAACGCGTGCTTGTACTTCAAATCATGTCACAGTTGCTACACCTTTTACTGCTCACGAAATTGCCGCAGGGATGACTGGGAGACCCATAAAGAGACCTGTTTGTACGGTCGTGTCAGCAGCGTTTGTCGACACACTCTTAAGTTCTGCAGAGAGAATTCAGAGATCCACAAAGCCTTCTCTCGCGTTGCTAAAGCTGGCTACCTCTCCAGAGGGAGAGGCGTTCTCTTTCTGGGTTTTGCTAATCCAGAGACAGCTGACAACTTCCTGCAAGTTGGGCTCGAGAGCCTCCTCATGTCTCCCACATACTTATCTCTCAGAGAGCTGGATGGCTTCAAGGACAACCTAGGTGAATACTGCAAGGAACTGCAGCAGGCAGGTAACGAGTACGACCCCAATGAATGTTTCCTTTTGAATGTATCCATTGCTGTTGGTGAACTAGTGCCTAATAGACCTTCACCAAGGGTCCAAGCACCAACAGTTCGAAAATATGCAAAGGTGTCCTTGGCCTCCTCAAGCCCTGACAAAAAGGTACTCAAGAAGGAGAGTGAAATGGAAACGCTCATCCTAACTCCGCCTCCAGGCACACCGGACATTGacaaggagggggaggagggaagaaaagccAGAGAGGTGTGCTTCGTCAATATCCAGCGTGAGCTCAGGACCAGGGGAGTCTTCCTTCGCCACGAGTACCCCAAAATCTATAATCAGCTGTGTGAGTTTGTAGAGAGCAACAAAAGGTTCACTCCAACTACGATTTACCCAATAGATAAGAGAACAGGGAAACAGTTCATGTGCATGATCATGGCTGCATCTGAGCCAAGAACACTGGACTGGGTGGGTACCCCTCATCTCTTGGATGATATTATATAG